CGGTTATAGGAACCATCGCTTCACAATTCAATGATCCCGGAATGAACACGCTCTACAAAAGAGTCATGGATAAAATTGTGGAAAGAACGGGAGCCGATTTAAAATCGACTTTCACCATCACTCGTGAAATGAGTGAAAAGGTATTTGTAATTCCACCACACAGAACAAGATATTTATCAGAGATTGCAGAGAATAATCGCAAGTACGATGAAACGGTTTTAACACAAGTAGAGGTAGCACAAAAGTTATACGGCATCTATAAAACCATCGAATCGGTAAACAAAAAAGCACCCGCTTTTGATAAAGCAAGTATTGATGCTAATACTTTGAATTTCAATGAAGATAACAAAGACTTTCTAAACCTATTAGTTAAAGAGTTTGACCGAGTAAAAATGAATCTCGATCCCTTCAATTGGGAAATAATTCTAACTTGGAATGACAAGGTAAACAAATATAAAAATCCAGTTTATAGCTTTAAAGTTCGTGACAAGGAAATCAAAATCCAAACCCACACCGAAAGCTTATCGCACTCGCAAATCCCAAAAATAGCCTTGCCTAAATACCAAGCTTGGGGCGATATTTTAAAATGGAACTTACAAGAAAATGTGCCTGGAGAATTCCCTTTTGCCTCAGGATTATATCCGTTCAAACGAGAAGGGGAAGACCCATCAAGAATGTTTGCTGGAGAGGGTGGACCAGAACGTACCAACAAACGTTTCCATTACGTGAGCGCAGGATTGCCTGCCAAAAGGTTATCAACTGCTTTCGATAGTGTAACGTTATACGGCAACGATCCTGATTTACGTCCAGATATTTATGGTAAAATCGGAAATGCCGGCGTTTCTATTTGTTGCTTAGATGATGCTAAGAAATTATATTCTGGTTTCGATTTAAGTCATCCACTAACTTCAGTGAGTATGACTATTAACGGTCCGGCGCCGATGTTATTGGGATTCTTTATGAATGCGGCCATCGACCAAAACTGCGAAAAATACATAGTAGAAAATAATCTTCAAGTAGAAGTAGAAGAAAGAATCAATGAAATCTACAAGAAAAAAGGACTCACAAGACCCAAATACAATGGCGAGTTACCAGAAGGAAATAACGGACTAGGATTAATGTTGCTAGGCGTTACAGGAGATCAAGTATTACCAAAAGAAGTCTATCAAGATATTAAAATTAAAACCTTATCCCAAGTTAGAGGTACCGTTCAAGCCGATATTTTAAAAGAAGACCAAGCCCAAAATACTTGTATCTTCTCTACCGAATTTGCTTTGCGTTTAATGGGTGACGTACAAGAATATTTTATTCAGAAGAACGTACGTAATTTCTATTCGGTTTCTATTTCGGGATATCATATTGCCGAAGCTGGTGCTAATCCAATTACCCAGTTAGCATTTACTTTATCCAATGGTTTCACTTACGTGGAATATTATCTAAGTCGTGGCATGAACATCAACGATTTCGGACCCAACTTATCGTTCTTCTTCTCTAACGGAGTTGACCCAGAATACGCAGTAATCGGAAGAGTAGCACGTAAGATATGGGCGAAAGCCATGAAAAATAAATACGGAGCCAACGAAAGAGCACAGATGTTGAAATACCACATCCAAACTTCTGGACGTTCGTTACACGCTCAGGAAATCGATTTCAATGATATCCGTACGACTTTGCAAGCGTTATATGCTATTTATGACAACTGTAATTCATTGCACACTAACGCTTACGATGAAGCCATTACAACCCCTACAGAAGAAAGTGTACGTCGTGCTATGGCCATCCAGTTAATCATCAACAAAGAGTTAGGATTAGCCAAAAACGAAAACCCAATCCAAGGCTCCTTCATTATAGAAGAACTAACTGATTTAGTAGAAGACGCCGTATTACAAGAATTCGACCGCATCACAGAACGCGGTGGAGTGCTAGGCGCCATGGAAACCATGTACCAAAGAAGTAAAATACAAGAAGAAAGTTTGTATTACGAAACCTTAAAACACACAGGGGAATTCCCAATCATTGGAGTAAACACTTTCCTAAGTTCTAAAGGCTCTCCAACGGTCTTACCAGCCGAAGTAATTCGTGCCACTGAAGAAGAGAAACAATTCCAAATCCAAACCTTACACAACCTCCACAAAGCCAATGGTGACAAAGAAAAGGAACAAATAGAACTGCTTCAAAACGCCGCCATCAAAAACGAAAACATTTTTGAACTCCTAATGGATGCTACTAAATATTGTTCGTTGGGGCAAATCACTGCTGGACTATTTGAAGTAGGAGGGCAGTATAGAAGAAATATGTAAGCAGGCACTGTTTTCCAACAAAGTTGGGGACTTAGTGTTCGCTTATCCCGATGAATATCGGGATCTATAGAAAAAAACCTCACTGCTATGTGAGGTTTTTTTGTTTATAAATTTATGGTTTTATTCTTTGGATATTTAACCTGATATCCCAATTGTTTTTTGACAGCTTGTTTTGATGGAATAGGTAACTGCCAATATAAAATCCCTGTTTTTTCATCATATGTAGCCCCATCAATATTTTCTTTTTCTACTTTGATTTCTTTATTTTCACTTATTGGAATGCGATCAAAGATTTTTACACTAATATCATTTGGTTTATTATTTCTTGTAGTGATTTCATAATTACGGTCTATGATTCTTGTACCACCCAAAAATGATTTGTCTTTAGTGTTATTTAATTGTTTGCGTTCAATAATTAAATTGCTATCAACTCCCATTGAAATAACTAATTCTTCCTCGGTTTGATAAGGATTAATATAAGTAGTTCCTGCATAACTTCCTTCTGTATATATACTGGCATCTCCAGGTAATAAATCGTATTTGTTCCAATCTTTTACTTTAGCTGTCAAGAATACATTTTCACTCAATACGGGTGCCGAATAATATTCAAACTCGGCTGGAATGATAAAATTATCAATTTCAATTATAGAGGGGGTATCAAGTGAAGGAATAGAATAATTCTTTTTTATTTTAAAAGTTACACTATTCATAATAATTTCTTTTTCATCACCTGAACCAGTTGTTATTACTTCTTTTTTAGCCTCAATTTCATCTGATTCGATGTCTGATTTTTTATATGCCATAACAACTACTTCTTGTAGTTTAGCTCCATCTTCTTTCAGAACAACATTCATATTGCCACTATATATAGGGATGGTCTTAGTTTCCATACCAATAAAAGAAAACTCCAATTCTTTACCATTAGGTATCTTTAAAGAATATCTTCCATTGAAATCGGTTTGCGTTCCTATGTTAGTTCCTTTTATTAGTACATTTACTCCAGGTATAGGACCCGATTTGTCTGTGACAATTCCGGAAACTTCTTTAACCATAGGGTTGTAAACATAATTTTCTCGATCATTATCTTTACTTCTTTGGTAAGCATAAGGATTGATATAGTTTAAATATTGAGGTTCTAAATTAGGTTTATCATTATTGTAATTAGGATTACCCGTTGACAAGGTTAATTTGATATCATTCCAATCTTCTCCTGAATTCTGATATACTTGTGCTTTATAAGCAAATTGCAAAGCATCTTTAGAATTCTTGGCTTTTATTTCATACGATGGAACCCAACCCGATCCAGTCACAATATATTTAAGTATTAAATTGAGTGCAATGGCTTCATTAGGATTGTCCAATTTCACAATGATTTCCCCTTTTTGTTCATAAGCATCTCCAGTCATTTTCTGAAAATCTTGTTGCATAGCTTTTACATCAGAGTTCAAAAGTTGTATTTTTTCATTAGTATCATAAATTTCCATTTTGATTATTGGAACTCTTTCTCTGTAATGCTTAGAATGAGATATTATTTTGTCGATTGTTGCTGCCTGTTGATTACTCCCTAAATTTTTATTTAGTGATAATATTGATTCTTCTTCTTCAAGCCCTTTGATATTATTTTGTAATATGGCTATTTCTCTAAGTTTAGCATTTATTTGATTTTTTAAATTTTTAATTTTATCAGTCAACTCTCTTTTAGGAAATGAATTTACTTCAAA
The window above is part of the Flavobacterium sp. N1994 genome. Proteins encoded here:
- a CDS encoding methylmalonyl-CoA mutase family protein; the protein is MVQEQPYIPKNKVRIVTAASLFDGHDAAINIMRRIIQSTGVEVIHLGHDRSVEEVVNTAIQEDANAIAMTSYQGGHNEYFKYMFDLLKEKGAGHIKIFGGGGGVILPSEIAELQAYGITRIYSPDDGRAMGLQGMINDLVKQSDYPIGDQLNGELKHIEDKNPTAIARLISAAENFPEIAKPVFDDIHTRNETSKIPVLGITGTGGAGKSSLVDELVRRFLIDFPEKTIGLISVDPSKRKTGGALLGDRIRMNAINNPRVYMRSLATRQSNLALSKYVAEAIQVLKAAKYDIIILETSGIGQSDTEIMDHSDVSLYVMTPEFGAATQLEKIDMLDFADLVAINKFDKRGALDAIRDVKKQYQRNHNLWDTNPDDMPVIGTIASQFNDPGMNTLYKRVMDKIVERTGADLKSTFTITREMSEKVFVIPPHRTRYLSEIAENNRKYDETVLTQVEVAQKLYGIYKTIESVNKKAPAFDKASIDANTLNFNEDNKDFLNLLVKEFDRVKMNLDPFNWEIILTWNDKVNKYKNPVYSFKVRDKEIKIQTHTESLSHSQIPKIALPKYQAWGDILKWNLQENVPGEFPFASGLYPFKREGEDPSRMFAGEGGPERTNKRFHYVSAGLPAKRLSTAFDSVTLYGNDPDLRPDIYGKIGNAGVSICCLDDAKKLYSGFDLSHPLTSVSMTINGPAPMLLGFFMNAAIDQNCEKYIVENNLQVEVEERINEIYKKKGLTRPKYNGELPEGNNGLGLMLLGVTGDQVLPKEVYQDIKIKTLSQVRGTVQADILKEDQAQNTCIFSTEFALRLMGDVQEYFIQKNVRNFYSVSISGYHIAEAGANPITQLAFTLSNGFTYVEYYLSRGMNINDFGPNLSFFFSNGVDPEYAVIGRVARKIWAKAMKNKYGANERAQMLKYHIQTSGRSLHAQEIDFNDIRTTLQALYAIYDNCNSLHTNAYDEAITTPTEESVRRAMAIQLIINKELGLAKNENPIQGSFIIEELTDLVEDAVLQEFDRITERGGVLGAMETMYQRSKIQEESLYYETLKHTGEFPIIGVNTFLSSKGSPTVLPAEVIRATEEEKQFQIQTLHNLHKANGDKEKEQIELLQNAAIKNENIFELLMDATKYCSLGQITAGLFEVGGQYRRNM
- a CDS encoding mucoidy inhibitor MuiA family protein — translated: MKKIIIFLLCSSVAFATELKTKATPREVIVYTNGAQITSDVSATIPKGSSVLRITDVSQFVTQNTIQISGLKEVSILSIGFEVNSFPKRELTDKIKNLKNQINAKLREIAILQNNIKGLEEEESILSLNKNLGSNQQAATIDKIISHSKHYRERVPIIKMEIYDTNEKIQLLNSDVKAMQQDFQKMTGDAYEQKGEIIVKLDNPNEAIALNLILKYIVTGSGWVPSYEIKAKNSKDALQFAYKAQVYQNSGEDWNDIKLTLSTGNPNYNNDKPNLEPQYLNYINPYAYQRSKDNDRENYVYNPMVKEVSGIVTDKSGPIPGVNVLIKGTNIGTQTDFNGRYSLKIPNGKELEFSFIGMETKTIPIYSGNMNVVLKEDGAKLQEVVVMAYKKSDIESDEIEAKKEVITTGSGDEKEIIMNSVTFKIKKNYSIPSLDTPSIIEIDNFIIPAEFEYYSAPVLSENVFLTAKVKDWNKYDLLPGDASIYTEGSYAGTTYINPYQTEEELVISMGVDSNLIIERKQLNNTKDKSFLGGTRIIDRNYEITTRNNKPNDISVKIFDRIPISENKEIKVEKENIDGATYDEKTGILYWQLPIPSKQAVKKQLGYQVKYPKNKTINL